gccaaacccaaagtcctttgaaaaacctgcagtccctgggagcgatcaggagcccccagggccattgctgagcaaggctctcccagggactccttccagcagatccttgagGCCAATGGGATGTGGGCTggggggggatgctgagggcaggacaaggggctgacagtgcccagcctggctggggctgtgccaggaggccccagtgcctcaggacaaggtgtctcctcccagcccatggtggcacagaccctgctgtggcccagggcaccaagacttggcttctgtttgtccccacctgtcatCACTGtctccagttctctgctctgcctggggcctggggacactttctcagtggtgtcccacagtgggacccattaaaagtgaaagaaactttggagttggattctgacttggagttctggagaggtttcttcagctccctctcagggactgatgttcagggcctgagcacaaagccccagaggctcattaaagtccttgtgctctgtctgtgcagctgccgagctgggctgggctcctgccacagaggcagctcctggtaaCCAAGGAAATCTTCAAAAGAACATTTCTCTTGATGAACAGCTCTTCTGGCAGCCCaggaaggtgctgagaagtgcctggggcacaatccctgccagcccttggtacaggaacctctggctgcaggacaatgcagctgcagctcctggagccatctcCTAAAGCTGGAATATCCCAATGCCTACAGACCCTGTGAGTACATTCTCTGATTGtctcttgtgcagagcagccaggggtgcccacggctgtcctgcagagcagggtcctgcagcccagggtgctgggctggggcagggactctgctgcctgccagggacaaCTCTCAGCTAGCCCtagcagctgctcccagcactgagggACAAGGTCTGGGTGGGAGTAAAGAGCTGGTAAGGCTTGGAAGTGTTCTCGTTGTGTGGGGAGGATGCAGCATTGTTTAGGACTGCTCCCAGCATGGCATTTACCTGTAGAACATTTCCAAGTAGATTATacaggagcacagcaaggcTGGGGCTGCATGAAAGGGAAAATCCTACTTTTTTCATGTATCGCTCTGGGTTGTGTGGATAGGAAACTGCACATAGATATTCATCTCTCAGTTCAGGCTGAAGAAAATATGAAGTTTTCTGCCAAATCTGAGTAAACCAGGCTGTGAAAGAAATCAGCACAGAGTCCCTTAGAGGCAGCATCAGTGTTCCTTCTCCAGCTTATGGAGGGTTGCTCTGACGTTGCcatcagagcctgcagagccagagctgcccctgggcagtgccagagcggggaggcagagctgagcagccaaggctgggctgggctctggcagcactggcagggcccagccctgggcacagggaagcagctgctggcagggacagctccaggcagcagagccctgggcaggcagtggggggaaagtgcccccaggctgtgctgggatattTAAAGTCCTCTCCAAACCCAACTATTCCTCGATTACTTTTTATATAGATTCCTATACCAAGGCAGAACAcatgtccaacagcagctccatcagccacttcctcctgctggcactggcagacacgcggcagctgcagctcctgcacttctgcctcttgctggccatctccctggctgccctcctgggcaacggcctcatcatcagcgccgtagcctgcggccaccacctgcacacgcccatgttcttcttcctgctcaacctggccctcactgacctgggctccatctgcaccactgtccccaaagccatgcacaattccctaTGGGACACCAGGAACATCTCCTACAAGGGATGTGCCgctcagctctttttctttcttttctttgtctcagCAGAGTATTTCTTCCTGACCATCATGTGCTACGACCGCTCtgtgtccatctgcaaacccctgcactacgggaccctcctgggcagcagagcttgtgcccacatggcagcagctgcctgggccagtggcTTTCTCTATtcactgctgcacacagccaatacattttccctgcccctgtgccatggcaatgccctgggccagttcttctgtgaaatcccacagatcctcaggctctcctgctccaaatcCTACCTCAGGGAACGTGGGCTCATTGTATTCTCCCTCTGTTTATCACtgtgttgttttgtgttcattgttttctcctatgtgcagatcatcaaggctgtgctgaggatcccctctgagcagggaaggcacaaagccttttctaCCTGCCTCCCTCACTTGGCCGTGGTATATCTGTTCATCAGCACTGGCACATTAGTCTACATCAAGCCCCCCTCCatgtcctccccatccctggatctggccctgtcagttctgtactcggtggtgcctccagccctgaaccccctcatctacagcttgaggaaccaggagctcaaggctgcagtgtggagaCTGATGATTGGATGGTTTCAGAAACATTAAACTGCTGGCCAATGTTTATAAATCACTTGTAATAAAAGTCATCTTTGATATTTCTTGTTGGtttggttgtgggttttttttcttcctttatattAGTTTTCTCATATTGTCCACAAAGAAATGTCTTTGTTGGTGGcattgctcattttttttctctccaactTCCNNNNNNNNNNNNNNNNNNNNNNNNNNNNNNNNNNNNNNNNNNNNNNNNNNNNNNNNNNNNNNNNNNNNNNNNNNNNNNNNNNNNNNNNNNNNNNNNNNNNNNNNNNNNNNNNNNNNNNNNNNNNNNNNNNNNNNNNNNNNNNNNNNNNNNNNNNNNNNNNNNNNNNNNNNNNNNNNNNNNNNNNNNNNNNNNNNNNNNNNNNNNNNNNNNNNNNNNNNNNNNNNNNNNNNNNNNNNNNNNNNNNNNNNNNNNNNNNNNNNNNNNNNNNNNNNNNNNNNNNNNNNNNNNNNNNNNNNNNNNNNNNNNNNNNNNNNNNNNNNNNNNNNNNNNNNNNNNNNNNNNNNNNNNNNNNNNNNNNNNNNNNNNNNNNNNNNNNNNNNNNNNNNNNNNNNNNNNNNNNNNNNNNNNNNNNNNNNNNNNNNNNNNNNNNNNNNNNNNNNNNNNNNNNNNNNNNNNNNNNNNNNNNNNNNNNNNNNNNNNNNNNNNNNNNNNNNNNNNNNAGAGATGCCCTTAtgttgccttctctggagctgcagcagcaatgtctgtgtgcagagcagggggcagatcagtgctggcacagcagctgtgcacagcagcagcagcacttggtgttgccagtgctgctcccatggccctgccccgctgccctggtggccttggtgttgctgtagggcctgagtgctctcggggccgggcacagccctgggggtggcagtgccagggctgtagcgggacaggccatgggcactgctggggcagcgctgacacctcaggccaggccctgggggctccaggctccttgcccaggctctctcaagaacacagccaggccaatgctcagcacagaaaacccctgtgagcagccccagggtggccatgggcaggctgggggcaaacagcatggctggtgctctgcaagggccctgggggagatgggaaggagcagcagagcaggggctgatccatccccagtgtgctggacagcccagggcagcgtcccagagcgtcctcatggagctgccaacaacatcccctctctgcagccctggcctctcccccagctcacacaggtgccccatccttgcaggcacagacacagcagcactggctcagcagcccctgtttgcattgcacagagcagggggagcacccccatgctgttggtgtggggacatgaacctgagggagcacaaatgccatcagcccctggggccagcaagggctggggacaccagggaaacccctcagctttgtcctggcctctgcagtcagccagaaaatttgttcccatcagctgggattttcctgcccctctgcagacGCTGTTTATCGGAttcagggctgcctggcagccacccccaTACTGCCCTGATCATTTCCTTTGCTTCACCTTTGCTTTTTTACTCTTCCTGCTACAAATTTCTTCCCATTGCCCACCCCTGTTCCctcccctgcaaacagcccatTCCTGTTTGCCGTTTTCTCTCTGGCCCCGCTCCCCATTGCAGTTCCTGACTTGGCACCATGGGAACGTCCCTTGGGGAGCAGGATCATCccacaagtgctgcaggaattgtctgcaggctcctgcagtgcctcctgctgctcccttgccagaggcaccccaggccaggggggcacatctgggctgctgtgtctggctctggggctccctgctctgggcaatgaggaggagctgcagaggctctgcaggactgacaggatgggctttggggctggcaggagaagctgagggacctgggctgctggagcttctgaagagactgcccagggctcctcctgcaactgctccaagggtggtttcagagaatcacagaaccagcaacgttggaaaagaccttggagagcatcaagtccaacctgtaCCCTGACATTGCCttgtctcccctgagcctcctcttctccaggataaaccCCAGCTCCCTTTAGCCACTCCTCACAtgacttgtgttccagacccctccccagccttgttgctcttttctggacacgctccagcccctccatgtccttcctaaattgggggcccagaactggacacagctctcGAGGTGCTGCCCAAGCAGCGCTGAGCACAGGGAtagaatcactgccctgctcctgctggccacaccattcctgatccaggccaggagccattggccttcttggccacctgggcacactgctggctcatgtccagcctgctgtccatcagtccctgcaggtcccattttgcctggctgctgtccagccactctgtccccagcctgtagtgctgcaggggttgttgttgccaaagtgcaggacctggcacttggtcttgttaaacctcaccttgttggatttgggccctggatccagcctgtccagggtGCTGTGCAGAcccctcctaccctccagcagatccacactcCCAGCCAACTTGGTGTCGCCATGGTTCCATGAGTCCCCAGAGTGTCCCGGTGttctccatgattccatgagacCTCCCAGTGTCACAATGTCCCTTTGGTTCCATGGAACCCCCTCGTGTCACAAAGTCTCTTCTATCCTTGGTCCCCACTGTATCACAATGGCCCTTTGtcccccagggccctgcagtgtcacaatggatccttggttccatgaggtctggcagtgcagcaatgctctccttggttccacagtgtcacagtggcctcTTGGTTCCAAGGGCCACCACGGTGTCAAACATGTATCCTTCATTCCAGgagtccctgaggagcagcactggccccttggttccatggggccctgcagtgtcacaatggtcccAAGGATTCCATGAGGCCTTGCAgggtcacaatggtctccatGGTTCCCCAGGCCCCACAATGTTATGTGACTCCTCTGCCCCATGAGGCCTACTGTGTCACAATGGACTTTGGACCCTGGGGGTTTGTggtgtcacaatggtctcttTTGGCTACACAGTGTCACAATAGACGACTGATGACAGGAGGCCCCTCTGTGACACCCTGGAGCTTTGattccatgcagccctgcagtgtcacagtgaaCCCTTGGTTCAATAGGGTTCCACAATATCaccatggccccttggttccatgaagTCCTGGAGTGTCACAAAGGTCTCCTTTGGTTCcccagtgtcacaatggaccccTGATGACAGGAGGCCCCTgcaatgtcacaatggacctttggttccatgcagccctgcagtgtcacaaaggCCCCTTGGTTGTGCcaggccccacagtgtcacaatggtcctCTTGGTTCTGTGGGGACCCCCAGGGTCACAATGGTCTCACTGGTGCCATGAGGcctcacagtgtcacaatgCTTTGCTTATTCCATGGGGCCTCgtagtgtcacaatggtctccgTGATTCCTTGGAGCCCtacagtgtcacaatggccccttaGTTCCATGAGGGTGTGAAGTGCCTTAATGGTCTCTCCGTGTTTCCATGAGGCCTTGAAAAATCACAATGGAACTTTGGCTCCATGGGGtcacacagtgtcacaatggccccgtggtcccaggacaccccaaagtGTCATAATTATTTCCACagttccatgaggccctgcagtgtcacaatggacccttGGGTTGATGGGGCCTCTCTGTGTCACCATGATCCCTACATTCCATGGAGCGACACAGCGTCAGTGCagtccccttggttccatgaggcccagcAATGTCACAGTGCTCTCCATGACTCCATGAAGCCcctcagtgtcacactggtcccttggtctcacagggccccacagtgtcacactggtcccttggtctcacagggccccacagtgtcacactggtcccttggtctcacagggcccctcagtgtcacactggtcccttggttccatggccctgtgctgctgcattcccccctccccttctcatAATAAAAGTCATCTTTGATATTTCTTGTTGGtttggttgtgggttttttttcttcctttatattAGTTTTCTCATATTGTCCACAAAGAAATGTCTTTGTTGGTGGcattgctcattttttttctctccaactTCCCTGTGTCCACAGACTGCATCAATGAGGGGATGTGTTCTCGGTGGCTTTAAACGAACTAAAGGATCTCCcagcaaagttttctgcagagatgcccttatgttgccttctctggagctgcagcagcaatgtctgtgtgcagagcagggggcagatcagtgctggcacagcagctgtgcccagcagcagcagcacttggtgttgccagtgctgctcccatggtcctgccccgctgccctggtggccctggtgttgctgtagggcctgagtgctctcggggccgggcacagccctgggggtggcagtgccagggctgcagcagggacaggccatgggcactgctggggcagcgctgacacctcaggccaggccctgggggctccaggctccttgcccaggctctctcaagaacacagccaggccaatgctcagcacagaaaacgCCCATGAGAAGCCCCAGGGTGGCcatgggcaggctgggggcaaacagcatggctggggctctgcaagggccctgggggagatgggaaggagcagcagagcaggggctgatccatccccagtgctctggacagcccagggcagcgtcccagagcgtcctcatggagctgccGACAAcatcctccctctgcagccctggcctctcccccagctcacacaggtgccccatccttgcaggcacagacacggcagcactggctcaggagcccctgtttgcattgcacagagcagggggagcacccccatgctgttggtgtggggacatgaacctgagggagcacaaatgccatcagcccctggggccagcaagggctgggggacaccagggaaacccctcagctttgtcctggcctctgcagtcagccagaaaatttgttcccatcagctgggattttcctgcccctctgcagacGCTGTTTATCGGAttcagggctgcctggcagccacccccaTACTGCCCTGATCATTTCCTTTGCTTCACCTTTGCTTTTTTACTCTTCCTGCTACAAATTTCTTCCCATTGCCCACCCCTGTTCCctcccctgcaaacagcccatTCCTGTTTGCCGTTTTCTCTCTGGCCCCGCTCCCCATTGCAGTTCCTGTCTTGGCACCATGGGAACGTCCCTTGGGGAGCAGGATCATCccacaagtgctgcaggaattgtctgcaggctcctgcagtgcctcctgctgctcccttgccagaggcaccacaggccaggggggcacatctgggctgctgtgtctggctctggggctccctgttctgggcaatgaggaggagctgcagaggctctgcaggactgacaggatgggctttggggctggcaggagaagctgagggacctgggctgctggagcttctgaagagactgcccagggctcatcctgcaactgctccaagggtggtttcagagaatcacagaaccagcaacgttggaaaagaccttggagagaatcaagtccaacctgtaCCCTGACATTGCCTtttctcccctgagcctcctcttctccaggataaaccCCAGCTCCCTTTAGCCACTCCTCACAtgacttgtgttccagacccctccccagccttgttgctcttttctggacacgctccagcccctccatgtccttcctaaattgggggcccagaactggacacagctctcGAGGTGCTGCCCAAGCAGCGCTGAGCACAGGGAtagaatcactgccctgctcctgctggccacaccattcctgatccaggccaggagccattggccttcttggccacctgggcacactgctggctcatgtccagcctgctgtccatcagtccctgcaggtcccattttgcctggctgctgtccagccactctgtccccagcctgtagtgctgcaggggttgttgttgccaaagtgcaggacctggcacttggtcttgttaaacctcaccttgttggatttgggccctggatccagcctgtccagggtGCTGTGCAGAcccctcctaccctccagcagatccacactcCCAGCCAACTTGGTGTCGCCATGGTTCCATGAGTCCCCAGAGTGTCCCGGTGttctccatgattccatgagacCTCCCAGTGTCACAATGTCCCTTTGGTTCCATGGAACCCCCTCGTGTCACAAAGTCTCTTCTATCCTTGGTCCCCACTGTATCACAATGGCCCTTTGtcccccagggccctgcagtgtcacaatggatccttggttccatgaggtctggcagtgcagcaatgctctccttggttccacagtgtcacagtggcctcTTGGTTCCAAGGGCCACCACGGTGTCAAACATGTTTCCTCCATTCCAGgagtccctgaggagcagcactgaccccttggttccatggggccctgcagtgtcacattGGTCCCAAGGATTTCATGAGGccttgcagtgtcacaatggtctccatGGTTCCCCAGGCCCCACAATGTTATGTGACTCCTCTGCCCCATGAGGCCTACTGTGTCACAATGGACTTTGGACCCTGGGGGTTTGTggtgtcacaa
This portion of the Serinus canaria isolate serCan28SL12 chromosome 25, serCan2020, whole genome shotgun sequence genome encodes:
- the LOC108964056 gene encoding olfactory receptor 14A16-like; the protein is MSNSSSISHFLLLALADTRQLQLLHFCLLLAISLAALLGNGLIISAVACGHHLHTPMFFFLLNLALTDLGSICTTVPKAMHNSLWDTRNISYKGCAAQLFFFLFFVSAEYFFLTIMCYDRSVSICKPLHYGTLLGSRACAHMAAAAWASGFLYSLLHTANTFSLPLCHGNALGQFFCEIPQILRLSCSKSYLRERGLIVFSLCLSLCCFVFIVFSYVQIIKAVLRIPSEQGRHKAFSTCLPHLAVVYLFISTGTLVYIKPPSMSSPSLDLALSVLYSVVPPALNPLIYSLRNQELKAAVWRLMIGWFQKH